The DNA sequence ATATAAGCGTAACGTACCTAATCCTATAGCCTCGGATCCTTTCATAATTCGGAGACGCTTGCATGAATCAACAAACATcctaaaaaatcataaatattgcTCAAAATATAgatctatattttttctactatggaataagaaaaaaaacttactCCCATGGAACATCACCAACAAGCATCCAATCACCATCCTTATCCTCATAACTAGGCACATATTCTGAACTGTTTAACAGATCCATCAATTTCCTCTCATTCATGAAGTCTATCATTCCCTCGGTTCCATAATTCCCTAccaaaatcatataattaaaaataataataataataaaaaaaagtagtttatgttgatttatttgaaCTTACCCAAAGTGAAGGAACTGAACATTTTGGCTAAGGCATCAGAGAGCTCTTGGTAGCTTTTATACATCCTCAAATCCACCTTACGGAGGTAGGGCGCGCCGTCCATCGACACCTTCACGAaggcgccgccgccgctgcatGCCGCCTTCTCCGACTCCTCGCTCTTCTGGTGGCTCATGATGTTCTTCCGGAACGCCCTCACCGGCGGCCATCCCACCACCTGAGCCCtagaattttcaattaaatcaaattaaatagtcGAGAAATTGAATTAAACACGGCGCGATCTCGAAAATCTCACTTGGAAGGAGGCTTGATGTGATCCTTGGGAGGGAGCATAGCTTTCTCCTTGGAGGAATTCTGCATGTTTTCCTTCAGATCCAGAGCGTCAGATTCGTTTGACTGAAGGTTCAATTTGAGATCGATCGTCTCGGAAAAGCCTCTCTTGCCCGTGCTCTTCACGGTGGCGCCGGGCAGGCCGAGGCAGAGCTCGGTCGCCTTCAGATTCAGGCCGACTTCCATTCTCACAACCGCCGCCGCCGGTTTCTTCGTCTCCTCCTATATCCCTGCGTTTTTCTCTTGGATTGGATGTAGAAAAATGTGCGTGtttgtagtaataataattttgtgtgGAGCAAGAGCAAATGTGTGAGTCCGGGATGTTTATATATAACTATAGCAGCAGACGATCAAGTTCCGAGGAATCGCGTGCTGCCACGTGGTATTTTGATCATCTTGGATCAAGAGCATTTTGTTGAGATAATGATTGTAGTTGCTTTAATTACTGAAAATATATAGGTTAAATAATTCCTAAATCCTCAGCTTTTTCTGATGTTATGAAATGACAAATTTGGTGCTtcagttatttattttagttgtagAAGATATGAATGGTGTTTTTATGGAGTTAtgtctaattttaaattaatatctttaatattttatgagtcgtgcattaaaatatgcatcgttttaaaaaaaattatattttaaaagatgGAGATTGTatgttttaatattattatttaaatttaggcTGTGATCAAGTTTTAGTTGTGTAATACGAAGTATTATATTCCCTCTGTCcaacaaaagatgtcacatttatgagatgacatgagattttagaaagttttattttatgtgttagatgaaaagagaaaatataattttttatattaatgtgggagagaactttttccaaaaatagaaatgtgacatattttgtgggacaaattaaaaaggaaagtgtaacatcttttgtggaacggagggagtactatttaattgtgtaatattagattttaatttttgtaatatcGGACTTGGGTCAATATTGTGTCGTATCAATTCGAATTGTGTCGTATCGTTATTGGTAGGGCTAGAAATTATCAATATGACACACAAACCCGACAAACACACGTGAAGTTAATATACACTCCCTCTGGCCATGAATAaaagtcccgtttttccatttttgtttgtccacgaataagagtcccggttcataattaccataaatggtaaagagaccctacattccactaactcattccacttacatatcatttaaaactaatatatacaagtgggactcatattccactaactttttccacccacttttcttaacatttcttaaaacccgcgaCATTTAGAactcttaatcgtggacggagggagtagatttGAAGGGTTaaactttattgaatttgagtCCTAAGTCGACTCAATAAGATTTCAATGATTTTAGCTtggtttttttggtttgaccTTATTGGTTGGATCGATATCAGATTGACTCGATAATAACCCAACTCGCATTATTTGTCGGCTCTAGAATGGTCCATGGATAAAAGGCAACCAgaacaaatatttttctccTGTTATGGCCAACCTCAAAACTCAATTTCAGAAATTGTTCAATGAATCCTGAAATTGACTAATCACTGTGTTGCTTGTGAAATATTCGTGACTCGTCCAAATTGAACTTCGGTTTTGATGGTGATTACTTTTGGTAAAAATTAgtctttaattatatttttctagactattttcaattaatgcTTGCTTTGAATATATT is a window from the Salvia hispanica cultivar TCC Black 2014 chromosome 1, UniMelb_Shisp_WGS_1.0, whole genome shotgun sequence genome containing:
- the LOC125202216 gene encoding auxin-responsive protein IAA14-like encodes the protein MEVGLNLKATELCLGLPGATVKSTGKRGFSETIDLKLNLQSNESDALDLKENMQNSSKEKAMLPPKDHIKPPSKAQVVGWPPVRAFRKNIMSHQKSEESEKAACSGGGAFVKVSMDGAPYLRKVDLRMYKSYQELSDALAKMFSSFTLGNYGTEGMIDFMNERKLMDLLNSSEYVPSYEDKDGDWMLVGDVPWEMFVDSCKRLRIMKGSEAIGLAPRAMEKCKNRC